A region of Flavobacterium indicum GPTSA100-9 = DSM 17447 DNA encodes the following proteins:
- a CDS encoding rhomboid family intramembrane serine protease has translation MFPITYFIIGATILVSLKGFNDPSFFEKFKFNVSAVKYGQQYRLFSSGFLHADFFHLFFNMFSFWSFSPILLANFETRNILLIYFGSMMLGSLFMYYFHKNEPYYSAIGASGAVSGIIYSAVLLEPNIRLLVFFIPMPGYVFAVLYLAYSIFGMKGRFDNIGHTAHFGGALGGLVLTLLIKPELLYQNPLFIAVMSIPIIVLFVMVKLKKI, from the coding sequence ATGTTTCCTATTACTTATTTCATTATTGGTGCCACAATTTTAGTGAGTTTAAAAGGATTTAATGATCCTTCTTTTTTTGAAAAATTTAAGTTTAATGTATCAGCGGTAAAATATGGACAACAATACAGGTTGTTTTCTTCTGGATTTTTGCATGCTGACTTTTTTCACTTGTTTTTTAATATGTTTTCTTTTTGGAGTTTTTCTCCAATTTTACTAGCCAATTTTGAAACTAGAAATATTCTATTAATTTATTTTGGAAGTATGATGTTAGGAAGCTTGTTCATGTATTACTTTCATAAAAATGAACCTTATTATTCTGCAATTGGCGCATCTGGAGCGGTTTCTGGAATAATATATAGTGCTGTTTTATTAGAGCCTAATATTCGGTTATTGGTATTTTTTATTCCCATGCCGGGCTATGTTTTTGCGGTTTTATATTTAGCGTATTCGATATTTGGAATGAAAGGCAGATTTGATAATATTGGTCATACGGCTCATTTTGGCGGTGCTCTAGGAGGATTAGTGTTGACGTTGCTTATAAAGCCCGAATTGCTTTATCAAAACCCTTTGTTTATAGCAGTTATGTCAATCCCAATTATCGTATTATTTGTAATGGTCAAATTGAAAAAAATATAA
- a CDS encoding SIMPL domain-containing protein encodes MKKMILILTLMTTFGAMSQEQKNNIPQISVNGEGKVKVTPDIAVITLGVQNNGKDAKEVKAQNDIVIDKVLKYIKKFNIPTADYQTAQMNLYKNYDYEKKKYSYEANQTVTVTLKDVSKYDLFMMDVMETGINRIDGVEFKSSKIEQYETEARKKAMLNAKKKAEDYLSVLPGQKLGKAIFIFDQSNTYYPQPVMYAKAAAMEVADTRETLAVGEIEVTSTVQVSFILE; translated from the coding sequence ATGAAAAAAATGATTTTAATTTTAACCTTGATGACAACATTTGGAGCTATGAGTCAAGAACAAAAAAATAACATTCCACAAATTTCTGTGAATGGAGAAGGTAAAGTAAAAGTAACTCCTGATATTGCAGTAATTACGTTAGGGGTACAAAATAATGGTAAAGATGCTAAAGAAGTTAAGGCACAAAACGATATTGTGATTGATAAAGTATTGAAGTACATTAAGAAATTTAATATTCCTACTGCAGATTATCAAACTGCACAAATGAACTTGTACAAGAATTACGATTATGAGAAAAAGAAATATTCTTATGAAGCCAATCAAACAGTAACAGTTACATTAAAAGACGTGTCGAAATATGACCTTTTCATGATGGATGTAATGGAAACGGGAATAAATAGAATAGATGGAGTAGAGTTTAAATCATCAAAAATTGAGCAATACGAAACAGAAGCACGTAAAAAAGCCATGTTAAATGCTAAAAAGAAGGCAGAAGACTATCTTTCAGTGTTACCTGGACAAAAGCTTGGTAAAGCCATTTTTATTTTTGATCAGTCAAATACTTATTATCCACAACCAGTAATGTATGCAAAAGCTGCGGCTATGGAAGTAGCAGATACTAGAGAAACTTTAGCGGTAGGTGAAATAGAAGTTACAAGTACAGTGCAAGTAAGTTTTATTTTGGAATAA
- a CDS encoding lysophospholipid acyltransferase family protein — MQFLLYILVYPILWLISILPFPLFYLFSDCICFLVYRVIGYRKKTVRANIALTLPHLTTQEQRKIERKFYSHMCDLFLEMIKTLTITKSEIQKRFQFTNLELFHEYELKNKSIILFYAHYASYEWSIALGTHINIKGFGIYKKIQNKYFDNLVKKIRSRFDAVLIDTKNTVKEVVENEEKGIKGVYGFISDQNPKPNKAQLWDKFMGYTVPIHTGGEMLARKLDMNVLYMKIEKVKRGHYLATFIPLSDNIQNEPEFEVSRKFIKEVEKQIYEAPEFYLWTHKRWKHKKESL; from the coding sequence ATGCAATTTCTACTCTATATTTTAGTTTACCCTATTTTATGGCTGATTTCTATACTGCCGTTTCCTCTTTTTTATTTATTTTCTGATTGTATTTGTTTTCTAGTGTATCGCGTTATTGGTTATAGAAAAAAAACAGTAAGAGCAAATATTGCTTTAACACTTCCGCATTTAACAACACAAGAACAAAGAAAAATTGAAAGAAAATTTTATAGTCATATGTGTGATCTATTTTTGGAAATGATAAAAACATTAACTATAACAAAATCAGAAATTCAAAAACGATTTCAGTTTACAAATTTGGAATTATTCCACGAATATGAATTAAAAAACAAAAGCATTATATTATTCTATGCGCATTATGCTAGTTATGAATGGTCTATTGCTTTAGGAACGCATATAAATATTAAAGGGTTTGGCATTTATAAAAAAATTCAGAACAAGTATTTTGATAATTTAGTTAAAAAAATACGTTCTCGATTTGATGCTGTCTTAATTGATACTAAAAACACTGTTAAAGAAGTAGTTGAAAATGAAGAAAAAGGAATAAAAGGCGTTTACGGTTTTATTAGTGATCAAAATCCAAAACCAAATAAAGCACAATTATGGGATAAATTTATGGGATATACGGTTCCAATTCATACTGGTGGTGAAATGTTAGCTCGAAAATTAGATATGAATGTATTGTATATGAAAATTGAAAAAGTGAAACGTGGACATTATTTGGCTACATTCATTCCTTTAAGTGATAACATACAAAATGAGCCTGAATTTGAAGTGTCAAGAAAATTCATAAAAGAAGTTGAAAAACAAATATATGAAGCCCCTGAATTTTACTTATGGACACATAAACGTTGGAAACATAAAAAAGAAAGCTTGTAA
- a CDS encoding TlpA disulfide reductase family protein, translated as MKKLVLFVTAVILVSCNNKYKVEGTTKDVKNGTKAILLTSNEMGGPQPLDTSIVTDGKFSFEGKAELPEIAFVTFETENGGSLPFILENGTITLDYDNKNIQNSKISGTDNNDLYAKYNLENKDIFAKAKKINDENIAILSKKPETEEEKAKVKVVMEQFRALQEEMNVKSKNFIKANPNTFVSVLLTENLFFKGLLTDKETDKIISQLDDNLKKTKSALSIIKMLNLNKQTEKNQKQDSKKALEFSAKSPEGKEISLKESMGKVTIIDFWASWCGPCRKENPNVVALYNELHSKGLNIIGVSLDEDASKWKEAIAKDKLTWTHVSNLKGWKDPIAQMYNVDQIPSTFILDEKGTIVAKDLRGEELKAKVKALLGVK; from the coding sequence ATGAAAAAATTAGTATTATTTGTAACAGCCGTTATTTTAGTTTCATGTAACAATAAATATAAAGTAGAAGGAACTACTAAAGATGTAAAAAATGGAACAAAAGCTATCTTATTAACTTCTAATGAAATGGGAGGTCCTCAACCATTAGATACGAGTATTGTAACTGATGGAAAATTCAGTTTTGAAGGAAAAGCAGAGTTGCCAGAAATTGCATTTGTAACTTTTGAAACTGAAAATGGAGGTTCATTGCCTTTTATTTTAGAAAATGGAACCATAACTTTAGATTATGACAATAAAAATATTCAAAATTCTAAAATATCAGGAACAGACAACAACGATTTATATGCAAAATACAATTTAGAAAATAAAGATATTTTTGCAAAGGCTAAAAAGATTAACGATGAGAACATTGCTATTTTATCTAAAAAGCCTGAAACTGAAGAAGAAAAAGCAAAAGTAAAAGTTGTAATGGAACAATTTAGAGCTTTGCAAGAAGAAATGAATGTAAAATCTAAAAACTTTATCAAAGCAAATCCAAATACATTTGTTTCAGTACTTCTAACAGAAAATTTATTTTTCAAAGGTTTATTAACGGATAAGGAAACTGACAAAATAATTAGTCAATTAGACGATAATTTGAAGAAAACAAAAAGTGCACTTAGCATTATAAAAATGTTGAATTTAAATAAACAAACCGAAAAAAACCAAAAACAAGACAGTAAAAAAGCATTAGAATTTTCGGCAAAATCGCCTGAAGGTAAAGAAATTTCTTTGAAAGAATCAATGGGTAAAGTTACTATTATTGATTTTTGGGCTTCTTGGTGTGGACCGTGTAGAAAAGAAAATCCAAATGTGGTAGCACTTTATAACGAATTACACAGTAAAGGTCTAAACATTATTGGCGTTTCTTTAGATGAAGATGCTTCAAAATGGAAAGAAGCTATAGCTAAAGATAAATTAACATGGACACATGTATCTAATTTAAAAGGATGGAAAGATCCTATTGCACAAATGTATAATGTAGACCAAATTCCTTCTACTTTTATTTTAGATGAAAAAGGAACTATTGTTGCAAAAGATTTAAGAGGCGAAGAATTAAAAGCCAAAGTTAAAGCACTTTTAGGGGTGAAATAA